Proteins encoded by one window of Lactobacillus sp. ESL0684:
- a CDS encoding SLAP domain-containing protein: MNYNKYCLGTSIAVATLLSLGIVSHPKAVNANVLASVQQSRSIANANKSAVSNGYTDDGFTYLNPSATSSERENSYHLNTADNWSNDLQTIIYDQKNQEYDIYYLYTGKVILGNTGFRQNWLRVTTKDFVHFSQPTVAIKDLHGDIDDTWGSAWTGTIITNNGQITDVPKGAKVAYFSGLRNKDYQQNIWAAWSDDDGKTFSHPLNDKKPILDHSWPGGSIDPFDERDPAVFYWQDKLIMYTAEGNNIGVYQSTDGLKWKMAKANQKDSKIPSSDFLKGLPFEAPIECPVVRSMKTADGQVKQVLFVGAKAPNAGQTTGTYYTVGHLDKDGIFVPETDAKRLDQGTDYYGANFNGSDDLAHADSELITMGWVGNWSYTNSGIKANQNGNNPDSTRLGAYTLARKLTLNNDLTIANTPITEGLETGNITKKSGKVGQQAALPNKYYDLLNLTKQPANSKYKLHFSTNNGANYQGSIKLEFTQGKDHNVIIFDPATGKYRIDGESSELSGEAAKYYRDGLADGRGYLNDSGLKDTKDFTLTLYTDKTSIELFFSNGQAATMGRFCVNNVQDVKISAQDDQQTNQFDVSYQEVGPKLIGYEGQSKPTSTVPDEHPNNPDKPTNNKPTSVPEPVLPPIDQPTRPTITQPETSSKQPIKEEPKPDDKVTSTSTEPKSKATKKIVMHNAYVYDQAGKKTVQKVKAGKTVKTYGIKSINGKKYYVLANDRYLAAGNISGTKRKLKHNAYVYNQHGKRIKGKHLKRNKQVRTYGSSVKLHGKRYYIVGKEQYVKRVNFK; the protein is encoded by the coding sequence GTGAATTATAATAAATATTGTTTAGGTACTTCAATTGCAGTAGCAACACTTTTAAGTTTGGGCATAGTTAGCCATCCTAAAGCGGTTAATGCCAATGTATTAGCTAGTGTCCAGCAAAGTAGGTCAATTGCTAATGCAAATAAATCGGCAGTTTCTAATGGTTATACCGATGATGGCTTTACTTATCTAAATCCATCAGCAACGTCGTCAGAGCGTGAAAACTCTTATCATTTAAATACTGCTGATAATTGGTCAAACGACTTACAGACGATTATTTATGATCAGAAAAATCAAGAGTATGATATTTACTATCTTTATACCGGTAAGGTTATCTTAGGTAATACTGGATTTCGGCAAAATTGGCTACGAGTAACCACCAAAGATTTTGTTCATTTTAGTCAGCCAACAGTGGCAATTAAGGATTTGCATGGTGATATCGATGATACTTGGGGTAGTGCGTGGACAGGCACAATTATTACCAACAATGGTCAGATTACTGACGTGCCTAAGGGAGCTAAAGTAGCCTATTTTTCAGGATTGCGCAATAAGGATTATCAACAGAATATTTGGGCAGCTTGGTCCGATGATGATGGTAAGACCTTTAGTCATCCGCTAAATGATAAGAAACCTATTTTGGATCATAGTTGGCCTGGGGGTTCAATTGATCCGTTTGATGAACGTGATCCGGCCGTCTTTTATTGGCAAGATAAATTAATTATGTATACTGCTGAAGGCAATAACATTGGAGTTTATCAATCAACTGATGGCCTTAAGTGGAAGATGGCAAAGGCTAATCAAAAAGATAGTAAAATTCCTAGCAGCGACTTTCTCAAGGGGTTACCATTTGAAGCACCGATTGAATGTCCAGTCGTTAGAAGCATGAAAACTGCTGATGGACAAGTAAAACAAGTGCTCTTTGTTGGTGCTAAGGCTCCCAATGCTGGGCAAACAACTGGTACTTATTACACAGTGGGTCATTTGGATAAAGACGGTATTTTTGTTCCAGAAACTGATGCCAAACGATTAGATCAAGGAACTGATTATTATGGTGCTAACTTTAACGGAAGTGATGATTTGGCTCATGCCGATTCTGAACTTATTACGATGGGATGGGTTGGTAATTGGAGCTATACCAATTCAGGCATTAAAGCTAATCAAAACGGTAATAATCCTGATTCGACGCGGCTTGGCGCGTATACTCTAGCGCGTAAGCTTACTCTTAATAATGACTTAACAATTGCTAACACGCCAATTACGGAAGGTCTTGAAACAGGTAATATTACAAAGAAAAGTGGCAAGGTTGGCCAACAAGCAGCTCTTCCCAATAAGTATTACGATTTGTTAAATTTGACTAAGCAGCCAGCTAATAGTAAATATAAGTTGCACTTTTCGACTAATAATGGTGCAAACTACCAAGGCAGTATCAAACTCGAATTTACTCAAGGTAAAGATCATAATGTCATCATTTTTGATCCAGCAACAGGTAAATATCGGATTGATGGCGAAAGTAGTGAGTTATCAGGTGAAGCAGCTAAATATTATCGTGATGGTTTAGCTGATGGTCGTGGCTATCTGAATGATTCTGGGTTAAAAGATACTAAGGACTTTACCTTAACGCTTTATACTGATAAAACTTCCATTGAGTTGTTTTTCTCTAACGGACAAGCAGCCACAATGGGCCGGTTTTGTGTTAATAATGTTCAAGACGTGAAGATTTCAGCTCAAGATGATCAGCAAACTAATCAGTTTGATGTCAGTTATCAAGAAGTAGGTCCCAAGTTAATTGGCTATGAGGGACAGTCTAAGCCAACTTCAACAGTGCCAGATGAGCATCCCAATAATCCTGATAAACCAACTAATAATAAACCGACTTCAGTACCTGAACCAGTTTTGCCACCAATTGATCAACCAACTAGGCCTACTATAACTCAGCCGGAGACTAGTTCTAAACAGCCAATTAAAGAAGAACCTAAGCCTGATGATAAAGTAACGTCTACTAGTACTGAACCTAAGTCCAAAGCAACAAAAAAGATAGTGATGCATAACGCCTATGTCTATGATCAAGCTGGTAAGAAAACAGTACAGAAAGTCAAGGCAGGTAAAACTGTAAAAACATACGGTATTAAATCGATTAACGGTAAAAAATACTATGTTTTAGCTAACGATCGGTATTTAGCTGCGGGAAATATTTCTGGCACCAAGCGCAAATTAAAGCATAATGCATATGTCTATAATCAACATGGCAAACGGATTAAAGGTAAACATCTAAAGCGCAACAAGCAGGTTAGAACTTATGGCAGTAGTGTCAAGCTTCATGGTAAAAGATATTATATAGTTGGCAAAGAGCAATATGTTAAACGGGTTAACTTTAAATAA
- a CDS encoding SLAP domain-containing protein, translating to MTSNKYYLGTSIAAAVLLTLGLTSMSNDVQASDIPSVLLQDNQPGKSDPLLDGKYVSNGYSDDGFTFLKPTATSPEREDSYHLNVDRDWSNDLQTIIYDEENQEYVIYYLHTANVTNSDTGKQQNWDRVTTKDFIHFSKPTTALRDLSGDIGDAWSSAWTGSIITNQGQIIGVPKGAKVAYFSGLSNKDNQQNVWAAWSDDNGKTFSHPLNDKKIILDHYWDWTSINRSDERDPAVFYWQGKLMMYLAEGDNIGVYQSEDGINWANAKGSQKDSKIPSKDFLKGLPFEAPVECPVIRSMKTTDGKVKQVLFVGSKAPGANQTTGTYYTVGHVDDDGMFVPETDAKRLDQGTDYYGANFSGSEYLAHADSDLITMGWVGNWNYINSGIKANQNGYAPNSKRLGAYTLARKITLNNDLTLKSVPITTGLEAGKAESKDGKVSEQVKGENDYYELLNLTRQPANSKYTLHFATKDDQDYQGAVRIEFTQGKDHNVIIFDPTTGKYRIDGKSSELSGDAANYYQNGLESGLGYINDSGLKNTKDFGLTVYTDKTSIELFFSNGQAATMSRFCVNNIQDVKISAQDEQKNNQFEISYQEVGPKLVGYEAKVEPNIESSSTTNVPKQPAKENAVSEPESPTTIAQQETEKTVMHNAYVYNQAGKKTAQKIPAGKTVKTYGTKSINGKKYYVLADDQFLAAGNIDGTKRKLKHNAYVYNQHGKRIKGKHLKRNKQVRTYGSSVKLHGKRYYIVGKEQYVKQANF from the coding sequence ATGACTAGTAATAAATATTATTTAGGCACGTCAATTGCAGCGGCAGTACTATTAACTTTAGGATTGACGAGTATGTCCAATGATGTTCAAGCAAGTGACATTCCGAGTGTACTTTTACAAGACAATCAACCAGGCAAGTCTGATCCACTGCTTGATGGTAAGTATGTGTCAAATGGCTATAGTGATGATGGGTTTACTTTTTTAAAGCCGACGGCAACTTCGCCTGAGCGAGAAGATTCTTATCATTTGAATGTTGATCGAGATTGGTCTAACGACTTACAGACGATTATTTACGATGAGGAAAATCAGGAATATGTCATTTATTATTTGCATACTGCAAATGTAACTAATAGTGATACGGGTAAACAACAAAATTGGGACCGTGTAACTACTAAAGATTTTATTCACTTTTCTAAACCGACTACGGCTCTAAGGGATTTAAGCGGTGATATTGGTGATGCCTGGAGTAGTGCATGGACAGGATCAATTATTACCAATCAAGGTCAGATTATTGGTGTGCCCAAAGGAGCTAAAGTTGCCTATTTCTCCGGTTTAAGCAATAAAGATAATCAACAAAATGTCTGGGCAGCCTGGTCCGATGACAATGGTAAAACATTTAGTCATCCATTGAACGATAAAAAGATTATTCTAGACCATTATTGGGATTGGACGTCCATTAATCGCTCTGATGAACGTGATCCAGCAGTCTTTTATTGGCAAGGTAAGCTCATGATGTACCTAGCAGAAGGTGACAATATTGGGGTCTATCAATCAGAGGATGGAATTAATTGGGCGAATGCTAAGGGAAGTCAAAAAGACAGTAAGATTCCTAGCAAGGATTTTCTTAAGGGCTTACCATTTGAAGCGCCAGTTGAATGTCCTGTAATTAGGAGTATGAAGACTACTGATGGGAAAGTAAAACAAGTTCTCTTTGTCGGATCCAAGGCTCCTGGAGCTAATCAAACGACTGGAACTTATTATACTGTTGGTCACGTAGATGATGATGGAATGTTCGTTCCAGAAACTGATGCTAAGCGGCTAGATCAGGGAACTGATTATTATGGTGCTAACTTTAGCGGTAGTGAATATTTAGCTCATGCCGATTCTGATCTGATTACAATGGGTTGGGTTGGTAATTGGAATTACATTAACTCTGGGATTAAGGCCAATCAAAATGGTTATGCTCCTAACTCTAAGCGGCTAGGTGCCTACACTTTGGCGCGCAAGATTACCCTTAATAATGACTTAACACTGAAAAGTGTACCGATTACGACCGGGCTTGAAGCCGGTAAGGCTGAAAGTAAAGATGGCAAAGTAAGTGAGCAAGTAAAGGGTGAAAATGATTATTACGAGCTATTAAATTTGACTAGGCAACCCGCTAATAGTAAATATACGCTTCATTTTGCCACAAAAGATGATCAAGATTATCAAGGTGCAGTTCGCATTGAATTTACTCAAGGTAAGGATCACAATGTTATCATTTTTGATCCGACTACTGGAAAGTATCGAATTGATGGTAAGAGCAGCGAATTATCAGGTGATGCAGCCAACTATTACCAGAATGGTTTGGAAAGCGGCTTAGGTTATATTAATGACTCTGGCCTAAAGAATACTAAAGACTTTGGTTTAACTGTCTATACTGATAAGACTTCTATTGAACTGTTCTTTTCTAATGGACAAGCTGCCACAATGAGTCGCTTCTGTGTTAATAATATTCAAGATGTAAAAATTTCAGCCCAAGATGAGCAAAAAAATAATCAGTTTGAGATTAGTTATCAGGAAGTTGGGCCTAAATTAGTAGGTTATGAAGCTAAGGTAGAACCTAATATTGAATCAAGCAGTACAACTAATGTACCTAAGCAACCCGCTAAAGAGAATGCTGTTTCTGAACCGGAGTCCCCTACAACGATTGCACAGCAAGAAACTGAAAAGACGGTGATGCATAATGCCTATGTCTATAATCAAGCTGGTAAGAAAACAGCCCAGAAAATTCCAGCAGGCAAAACGGTAAAAACTTATGGCACTAAATCGATTAACGGTAAAAAATACTATGTTTTAGCTGATGATCAATTTTTAGCTGCAGGTAATATTGATGGCACCAAGCGCAAATTAAAGCATAATGCGTATGTCTATAATCAACATGGCAAACGGATTAAAGGTAAACATCTAAAGCGCAACAAACAGGTTAGGACTTATGGCAGTAGTGTCAAGCTTCATGGTAAAAGATATTATATAGTTGGCAAAGAGCAATATGTTAAGCAAGCTAACTTTTAA
- a CDS encoding SemiSWEET family transporter gives MKENKFFTILGWVASVTGILMYVSYIPQIIDNLHGAKGNPIQPLATAINTFLWVIYALFKKERDIPLAVANMAGVVFGLIAFFTAI, from the coding sequence ATGAAAGAAAATAAATTTTTTACTATTTTAGGTTGGGTAGCTTCAGTAACGGGAATTCTGATGTACGTTTCCTATATTCCCCAGATCATTGATAATTTGCACGGGGCTAAAGGTAATCCAATTCAACCGCTGGCCACCGCAATCAATACTTTCTTATGGGTGATTTATGCCCTTTTTAAAAAGGAACGCGATATTCCACTAGCCGTGGCCAATATGGCTGGTGTAGTCTTTGGACTGATTGCCTTTTTCACGGCAATTTAA
- a CDS encoding type II toxin-antitoxin system HicB family antitoxin, producing MKKLIYPVIITEENDEDGHYFGVSSPNIEGMVTQGKTLEDAVYWAEDAIATMLEGEEYPKPQDPRTWKLEPNESVVYVTVDMEKWLRSKSPKIRKNVSVPEYLVDLGKKEKINFSQLLTEALENKLLND from the coding sequence ATGAAAAAATTAATTTATCCAGTTATTATTACTGAAGAAAATGATGAAGATGGTCACTACTTTGGCGTTAGTTCTCCCAATATTGAGGGTATGGTAACCCAGGGAAAAACACTAGAAGATGCTGTATATTGGGCTGAAGATGCAATTGCAACCATGCTTGAAGGAGAAGAATATCCCAAGCCACAAGATCCACGTACTTGGAAGTTAGAGCCTAATGAATCTGTGGTTTATGTTACAGTTGATATGGAAAAATGGTTGCGTAGCAAATCTCCTAAAATTCGAAAGAACGTTTCAGTTCCAGAATATCTGGTTGATCTTGGGAAAAAAGAAAAAATCAACTTTTCACAACTACTAACAGAAGCGCTAGAAAACAAATTATTGAATGATTAA
- a CDS encoding type II toxin-antitoxin system PemK/MazF family toxin: MTTNFNVNDIVDAYVTYFEGEGGKRRPALVVGRDNDTVDVLKITSKYEGKSKSVKAHRYPLKDWQIEGLSKPSYVDIMAIQKLYISEQRYMIKRGTITDDDLEGLAKFITKYA, translated from the coding sequence ATGACGACTAATTTCAATGTTAATGATATTGTGGACGCGTATGTCACTTATTTTGAAGGTGAGGGTGGGAAGAGAAGACCTGCCTTAGTAGTTGGAAGGGATAATGACACAGTCGATGTGCTTAAAATCACTTCTAAATATGAAGGCAAATCAAAGTCGGTAAAGGCACATCGTTATCCGTTAAAAGATTGGCAAATTGAAGGCTTAAGTAAGCCATCTTATGTGGATATTATGGCTATACAAAAATTATATATATCTGAACAGCGATATATGATTAAGCGTGGTACCATTACGGATGATGACTTGGAAGGACTAGCCAAGTTTATTACTAAGTATGCCTAA
- a CDS encoding type II toxin-antitoxin system RelB/DinJ family antitoxin yields MVERATGKKRLQIQMDSNLVNEVGQIFDELGLSPTTAVTMFYKRVAAEGGLPFNARLSRHEKASLSLANAVKLLPVQEVKTVDEYNKWVEDDD; encoded by the coding sequence ATGGTCGAAAGAGCAACAGGTAAAAAAAGATTGCAGATCCAAATGGATAGTAATCTAGTTAACGAAGTAGGACAAATTTTTGACGAATTAGGCTTATCTCCAACAACAGCAGTTACTATGTTTTATAAACGTGTAGCTGCTGAAGGAGGTTTACCTTTTAATGCAAGACTAAGTCGGCATGAGAAAGCCTCTCTATCATTAGCTAATGCTGTTAAATTGCTTCCTGTACAAGAAGTGAAGACAGTAGATGAATATAACAAGTGGGTTGAAGATGACGACTAA
- a CDS encoding zeta toxin family protein translates to MTLDLYIFAGINGAGKSSLYSASTSKIKKSKRANADEIARDNHWDWHDQSKNFKAMRLEVDRIYSFIENHQSFNMETTFASSKNSYLKILNKAKDQGFITHLLYVGLGSPQLAKERVQARVVKGGHGIPDKVIERRYPKSLKTLSEIISYFDTVEIYDNTYKFERIYKRDGNKIDVIDGYESVPWAKQIINKDKMLLNLQ, encoded by the coding sequence ATGACTTTGGACTTGTATATCTTTGCCGGAATTAATGGAGCTGGCAAATCTTCGCTGTATAGCGCTTCTACAAGTAAAATCAAAAAAAGTAAACGAGCTAATGCAGATGAAATAGCTAGAGATAATCATTGGGATTGGCATGATCAATCTAAAAACTTTAAAGCAATGAGATTAGAAGTAGATAGAATCTACTCATTTATTGAAAATCATCAAAGCTTTAATATGGAAACAACTTTTGCTTCCTCAAAAAATTCTTACTTAAAAATCCTTAACAAAGCGAAAGATCAGGGCTTTATTACCCATCTTCTCTATGTAGGACTTGGTAGTCCCCAATTGGCTAAGGAAAGAGTACAAGCTAGAGTTGTTAAAGGTGGTCATGGTATACCTGATAAAGTAATCGAAAGACGTTATCCAAAGTCCTTGAAAACTCTATCTGAAATCATATCGTACTTTGATACAGTTGAAATTTATGATAATACATACAAATTTGAGCGTATTTATAAGAGAGATGGTAACAAAATAGACGTTATCGATGGTTATGAGTCTGTGCCATGGGCAAAACAAATAATTAATAAAGATAAGATGTTGTTAAATTTACAGTGA
- a CDS encoding ATP-binding cassette domain-containing protein, with amino-acid sequence MENKVVLELENVTTVVNQHTPAEAKILHDFNLKINQGDFITVVGANGAGKSTLFNTIAGTIIPSSGQIRHIGREINHDSVVKRTKFISRVFQDPKMGTAPRMTVAENILLALKRGQHRGLHARGLAAHQSQLEQLTATVGNSLTEHLNTPTEHLSGGQRQTLSFLMATLNHPDLLLLDEHTAALDPKTSVKLMAETNRVITQQHLTCLMITHHLEDALKYGNRLVVLRDGQVAENISGSAKRTLTKAQLLDMLVV; translated from the coding sequence ATGGAAAATAAGGTTGTTCTAGAACTGGAAAATGTAACCACCGTAGTTAATCAACATACGCCAGCTGAAGCCAAGATTCTGCATGACTTTAACTTGAAGATTAATCAAGGTGACTTCATTACCGTAGTTGGTGCTAATGGTGCTGGTAAGTCAACACTATTCAACACGATTGCTGGGACAATTATCCCTAGCAGTGGTCAAATTCGTCATATTGGTCGCGAGATTAATCATGATTCGGTAGTGAAAAGAACTAAATTTATCAGTCGCGTCTTTCAAGATCCTAAGATGGGCACAGCTCCGAGAATGACGGTGGCAGAAAATATTTTATTAGCGTTAAAACGTGGGCAGCATCGCGGTTTGCACGCTCGCGGGTTAGCTGCTCACCAGTCACAATTAGAGCAATTGACTGCTACAGTTGGCAATTCGCTGACGGAGCATTTAAATACGCCAACGGAACATTTGTCGGGTGGGCAAAGGCAAACTTTGAGTTTCTTAATGGCAACGTTGAATCATCCAGACTTATTATTGCTTGATGAACATACAGCCGCCCTTGATCCCAAGACCAGTGTCAAGTTAATGGCTGAAACCAATCGGGTAATTACACAGCAGCATTTGACTTGTCTAATGATTACGCACCACTTAGAAGATGCCCTAAAGTATGGCAATCGGTTAGTAGTACTGCGCGATGGTCAAGTGGCAGAGAACATCAGTGGCTCGGCTAAGCGAACACTGACTAAAGCACAATTGCTGGATATGCTTGTGGTGTAA
- a CDS encoding ABC transporter permease, whose product MSLITSSIGQGLLWAILGLALYLTFRILNFPDMTVEGTFPLGAAITVTAITKGCSPAVATLLGFLGGACGGLVTGLLYTKGKIPILLAGILVMTGCLSINLHVMGGSNVSLLGQKTLFSAKFFQQLPRYFDTVVIGGITIIIITILVALFLHTDLGQAFIVTGDNEVMARSLGINTDNMTILGLTLSNGLVGLSGALIAQSNGYADANMGIGIIVIALASIIIGEVAFGYLTLNQRLIAVTLGSIIYRFVLLIVLQLGFSTNDLNLISAIILAICLMLPNLRHYLKLDGILHRGVKQNGK is encoded by the coding sequence ATGAGTTTAATTACATCGAGTATTGGTCAGGGATTGTTATGGGCAATTCTAGGTCTAGCCTTATATCTAACTTTTCGAATTTTGAATTTTCCTGATATGACGGTTGAAGGAACCTTTCCGTTAGGAGCAGCAATTACAGTTACTGCGATTACTAAGGGATGTAGTCCAGCAGTTGCCACCTTGCTAGGTTTTTTAGGTGGAGCTTGTGGCGGTTTAGTCACTGGATTGCTTTATACCAAAGGTAAGATTCCGATTTTACTTGCCGGAATTTTGGTCATGACCGGTTGCTTATCAATTAACTTACATGTAATGGGTGGTTCGAATGTTTCTTTATTAGGACAAAAAACGCTCTTTTCAGCTAAGTTCTTCCAACAATTGCCGCGTTACTTTGATACCGTAGTTATTGGTGGCATTACAATTATTATTATCACTATCTTGGTTGCCTTATTTTTACATACTGACTTGGGACAGGCCTTCATCGTCACTGGTGATAATGAGGTAATGGCACGCTCGCTGGGAATTAATACGGATAACATGACTATTTTAGGATTGACCCTTTCTAATGGCTTAGTTGGTTTAAGCGGTGCGTTAATTGCTCAGAGTAATGGTTATGCTGATGCTAACATGGGAATTGGGATTATCGTGATTGCTTTGGCCTCAATTATTATTGGCGAAGTGGCTTTTGGCTATTTGACCCTTAATCAGCGCTTAATTGCGGTTACTTTAGGCAGTATTATTTACCGTTTTGTCTTATTAATTGTCTTACAACTAGGTTTTTCAACTAATGACTTGAACTTGATTTCAGCAATTATTTTAGCAATTTGCTTAATGTTACCGAATTTACGCCATTATTTGAAGCTAGATGGTATTTTGCACAGAGGGGTAAAACAAAATGGAAAATAA
- the trpX gene encoding tryptophan ABC transporter substrate-binding protein has translation MKRMMALIAAIVAFLGFDLAIAPAQNNQQEAAKPKVVRVGILQMITHPALNLIHQGVIDGLKEGGYTQGKNLKVEFLNAQGDQSNLKTMSQQLANKNEMLVGIATPAAQSLANSAKKDTPIILAGISDPATSGLVESEQHPGANITGSSGDNPVNEQLALMRQILPHAKKIGIIYTSSDHGGQSSARQFYKVVKKAGLTPKMYTIANTNDLQQVASQMVTQVDAVYAANDNNVASAMKTLSDVANKANIPIFPCAETMIADGGVASYAISQREMGRVAGKMAAKILQGKNPATYPVSKIKRGHYIINEKEVRKLGLTVPHKIMAQAKAKGRIIK, from the coding sequence ATGAAACGAATGATGGCATTGATTGCTGCAATTGTGGCTTTTTTAGGTTTTGACTTAGCCATTGCGCCAGCTCAAAATAATCAGCAAGAAGCAGCTAAGCCCAAAGTAGTACGAGTAGGAATCTTGCAAATGATTACCCACCCAGCGCTAAATTTAATTCATCAAGGAGTCATCGATGGTCTTAAGGAAGGTGGCTATACCCAAGGAAAGAATCTCAAGGTTGAATTCCTGAATGCACAGGGCGACCAAAGCAATCTGAAAACGATGTCGCAACAACTGGCTAATAAGAACGAAATGTTGGTGGGCATCGCTACTCCAGCAGCACAGTCACTAGCCAATAGCGCCAAAAAAGATACCCCCATTATTTTAGCTGGGATTTCGGATCCTGCTACTAGTGGTCTGGTTGAATCAGAACAGCATCCAGGTGCTAACATCACCGGTTCATCTGGTGATAATCCAGTAAATGAACAGTTAGCTTTGATGCGGCAGATTTTGCCGCATGCTAAGAAGATTGGCATTATTTATACTTCGTCAGATCATGGTGGACAATCTAGTGCTAGACAATTTTACAAGGTAGTTAAAAAGGCTGGATTGACTCCTAAAATGTATACCATTGCTAATACCAATGATCTCCAACAGGTTGCCAGCCAAATGGTAACGCAGGTTGACGCGGTTTATGCGGCTAACGATAACAATGTGGCTTCGGCGATGAAGACATTATCTGATGTGGCTAATAAGGCTAACATTCCGATATTTCCATGTGCGGAAACGATGATTGCAGATGGCGGAGTGGCTTCATATGCTATTAGTCAACGTGAGATGGGCCGCGTAGCAGGCAAGATGGCTGCAAAAATTTTACAAGGTAAAAATCCTGCTACTTATCCAGTTAGCAAAATTAAAAGGGGTCACTACATCATTAATGAAAAAGAAGTTCGCAAGTTGGGATTAACTGTTCCACATAAAATTATGGCCCAAGCTAAAGCGAAAGGGAGGATTATCAAATGA
- a CDS encoding type II toxin-antitoxin system PemK/MazF family toxin produces MVKQGDIFYVDFKPSKGHEQINRRPAIALSHDLVQATSNMTIVAPISSTQRNFPMYHTLTSSQNVYGKVLLDQTIALDLQARSITQNSIVDRVSKAELIEIIELYKLLFTVDE; encoded by the coding sequence ATGGTAAAACAAGGTGATATTTTTTATGTTGACTTTAAGCCTAGCAAGGGTCACGAGCAGATAAATCGGCGTCCAGCAATTGCTCTCAGTCATGACTTGGTGCAAGCCACTAGTAATATGACAATCGTTGCGCCAATTAGTAGTACGCAACGTAATTTTCCAATGTATCATACTCTAACTAGTTCGCAGAATGTGTATGGTAAAGTATTGTTAGATCAGACTATTGCACTTGATTTGCAAGCGCGTAGCATTACGCAAAATTCGATAGTCGATCGGGTTTCAAAAGCAGAATTAATTGAAATCATCGAGCTGTACAAGTTACTATTTACTGTCGATGAATAA
- a CDS encoding AbrB/MazE/SpoVT family DNA-binding domain-containing protein: MTAIIGKTRIAQWGNSKATRIPNNIVKQLHLKENQSLTITLKDNSIVLTPEEKQPKNIHELFANWQDDGQRAEELDWGTSSGHELEW; the protein is encoded by the coding sequence ATGACTGCAATAATTGGAAAAACCCGGATTGCCCAATGGGGCAATTCCAAGGCTACTAGAATACCTAATAACATAGTTAAACAATTACATCTTAAAGAAAATCAATCACTAACAATTACCCTTAAAGATAATTCGATTGTGTTGACTCCAGAAGAAAAACAACCCAAAAATATTCATGAACTGTTTGCTAATTGGCAAGATGATGGGCAACGAGCAGAAGAATTAGATTGGGGCACATCATCAGGGCATGAACTAGAATGGTAA